From one Sparus aurata chromosome 16, fSpaAur1.1, whole genome shotgun sequence genomic stretch:
- the mis18bp1 gene encoding mis18-binding protein 1 isoform X2: MASYRHLSQDTKPRFESPAKVFAKLKSRVQREARCANEEGFTGKDFLCNVRDKHGGEFKSPRRRAESTWITDELKENQRFGSYRNEVHAMTISPISSPQKTFSCSLSNIGHKPADEISPVTERGHGYTPRQRAFLESTAVSQPDFLVGQQIHTEPPQIRDLGGFNVTSRTPVKMQPVDNSGLYEGCAPLMSPVHRFTPMSLRKRKWEPLGCNNIDNSIREISSEIISHPKGRKPSRVSSEDDTHQNTCMEDLGHVSQFSVDQPEMNQVTCEHVFKPPRSIAKKRCHDFSEKGPPMSPAKMFAYMKERERQKGQQEVFNISSSTRDLIGGTFVVNGGFHQSRDPPPSTDDNVGQMGDVSFRGAPESVASADPSRAGSAGYQSDTDPSEDALNPALPSQPCLFEDPLVLNTPRVSIPRNNEAAFKRNKWPQRTKFPSESVVYLGKWFLRRNHKGLFVDGIRREENIPWNSNIIVDRVSNYVLKTVSGKVYILVGKMNLDVDVGFPKWFLKKFVNGFPQNWKALYEKFLSESQQETGRDIAAKSKPGASNTGLSVKRQRRNPLKTPASSPPAPSSTTQVSRSGRVIKPPLEYWKGGRVILDAQMNVTIHECYDTSICIPEVTKEVARASQKPAHVFLPCSEGRKQCQSAIINEAPVPLRKVKAPARKRDRAMVKPTNSPGSPVETVGGPEEQSGRRTSSRQRHQAATRMSHVDTVPQKQSKPEKTLTRRSKKRTPDNTSPVARVLRRKPEVPSSSESPAATDKTSPDQSSTDDSSTSRKKRGRQAHRKTGEKSQPNPSSESEGSGKELRKRTRVTKNRNAAQTQTQTKHEQSERKKATQPEKPLAKSTQSGKKQKAEKGNLSIPHERDEEEWTKAELMRLTEAVTFYPKHMAGYWAKVARIVGTRSAEECHNQHTSQGTSQTPAKKPKKRKEEAPKHPVTDNPVISARVGTLKRKQQVRQFLETMPKEDVDDVFSSAYMQTKRFEMPSICPSEDNDFTLADLEPTTPISAGFPEVKTPQCLHITPGMMGSPNRSTDDKYVFQLQKRMKKRQFNVCKQAPPAKTLTPTPSVKKAMRRCGTTENDTFVVWEMFPGNDGGLCESGEEEDFYFSDND, encoded by the exons ATGGCGTCCTATCGCCATTTATCACAAGACACGAAACCACGGTTTGAATCTCCTGCCAAGGTGTTTGCGAAGCTAAAATCCAGAGTGCAGCGAGAGGCGAGGTGCGCGAACGAGGAGGGTTTTACAGGCAAGGACTTTCTGTGTAATGTTAGAGACAAACATGGAGGGGAGTTTAAGTCGccgaggaggagagcagagagcacCTGGATCACCGATGAGCTCAAGGAGAATCAGAGGTTTGGATCCTATCGCAATGAAGTGCACGCTATGACCATCTCGCCCATATCGAGTCCTCAGAAAACCTTCAGCTGCTCGCTCTCAAACATTGGCCACAAGCCTGCAGATGAAATCTCTCCTGTGACTGAGAGAGGACATGGATACACACCAAGACAGAGAGCCTTCCTGGAGTCAACAGCTGTGTCTCAGCCCGACTTTTTGGTCGGGCAGCAGATCCACACAGAACCACCTCAGATCAGAGACTTGGGTGGTTTCAATGTGACCAGCAGGACTCCAGTAAAGATGCAGCCAGTCGACAATTCCGGTCTCTATGAGGGGTGTGCTCCCCTAATGTCCCCGGTCCATAGGTTTACCCCCATGAgtttgaggaaaagaaaatgggaGCCACTGGGCTGTAACAACATCGACAACAGTATCAGGGAGATCAGCAGTGAAATCATAAGTCACCCAAAAGGACGGAAACCCTCCAGAGTTTCCAGTGAGGATGACACCCATCAAAACACCTGTATGGAGGATCTGGGTCATGTCAGCCAGTTCTCTGTTGACCAACCAGAGATGAATCAGGTCACTTGTGAACACGTGTTCAAACCACCAAGATCCATCGCAAAGAAAC GTTGTCATGATTTTAGTGAGAAAGGTCCTCCGATGTCTCCAGCCAAGATGTTTGCTTACATGAAAGAGCGGGAACGTCAAAAAGGGCAGCAGGAAGTTTttaacatcagcagcagcacgcGGGATCTCATTGGGGGTACGTTCGTCGTAAATG GAGGTTTCCATCAGTCCAGAGACCCACCTCCATCCACAGATGACAATGTGGGCCAGATGGGGGACGTAAGCTTTAGAGGCGCACCAGAAAGTGTCGCCTCTGCTGACCCGTCCAGAGCCGGGTCAGCTGGCTACCAATCAGACACAGATCCCTCTGAGGATGCCCTGAACCCCGCATTGCCATCACAACCTTGCCTGTTCGAAGACCCGCTAGTACTCAATACGCCGAGGGTCTCCATCCCAAGGAATAACGAGGCCGCGTTCAAGCGCAACAAATGGCCCCAGCGCACAAAATTCCCAAGT GAGAGTGTGGTTTATCTCGGCAAGTGGTTCCTGAGGAGGAATCATAAAGGCCTGTTTGTTGATGGAATCCGCAG GGAGGAAAACATACCATGGAACAGTAACATCATTGTGGACAGGGTTTCTAATTACGTGCTGAAGACAGTCTCCGGCAAGGTTTACATCTTGGTTGGCAAGATGAACTTGGATGTTGACGTCG GGTTTCCCAAGTGGTTTTTGAAGAAGTTTGTTAATGGTTTTCCTCAGAACTGGAAGGCACTTTATGAGAAGTTTCTGTCAGAGTCACAACA AGAAACAGGCAGAGACATTGCAGCCAAGTCAAAGCCTGGCGCCTCCAATACTGGCCTTTCTGTGAAGCGGCAGAGACGGAATCCTCTGAAGACAC ctgcttcttctcctcctgcccCCTCGTCTACTACTCAAGTATCTCGAAGTGGTCGAGTCATCAAGCCACCTCTGGAGTATTGGAAAGGAGGGAGAGTGATTCTGGACGCACAGATGAATGTTACCATCCATGAATGTTATGATACATCCATCTGCATCCCT GAGGTCACAAAAGAAGTCGCGAGGGCCTCACAGAAACCTGCCCATGTGTTCCTGCCTTGCAGTGAAG GCCGTAAGCAATGTCAATCAGCCATCATCAACGAGGCACCTGTACCTCTGAGAAAGGTCAAGGCTCCAGCCCGCAAACGTGACAGAGCGATGGTTAAGCCCACTAATTCACCCGGATCTCCTGTGGAGACAGTTGGTGGCCCAGAGGAGCAGTCTGGCAGAAGGACGAGTTCCAGGCAAAGGCATCAAGCTGCGACGAGAATGTCGCATGTAGACACTGTCcctcaaaaacaaagcaaaccaGAAAAGACTTTGACACGAAGGTCCAAAAAACGGACACCTGACAACACAAGCCCTGTAGCGAGAGTGTTGAGGAGGAAACCTGAAGTTCCATCATCTTCAGAATCTCCTGCTGCTACTGATAAAACATCACCAGATCAGTCATCAACTGATGATTCTTCCACCAGCAGAAAAAAGCGGGGGAGACAAGCACACAGAAAGACAGGTGAAAAGTCACAGCCAAATCCGTCAAGTGAGTCAGAGGGGAGCGGGAAGGAACTGAGGAAAAGAACCAGAGTGACGAAAAATAGAaatgctgcacaaacacaaacacaaacaaaacatgaacagaGCGAACGCAAAAAGGCAACACAACCTGAAAAGCCTTTGGCTAAGTCAACACAATctggaaagaaacagaaagcagaaaaaggaaacttGTCGATTCCTCATGAGCGAGACGAAGAAGAGTGGACCAAGGCGGAGCTCATGCGGCTAACAGA ggCTGTGACCTTCTATCCTAAGCACATGGCAGGTTACTGGGCAAAGGTGGCGAGGATTGTCGGGACACGTTCTGCAGAGGAGTGCCACAACCAGCACACATCCCAGGGAACCTCCCAGACTCCAGCCAAGAAAcccaaaaagagaaaagaggaagcaCCAAAACACCCAG TTACAGATAATCCCGTGATATCTGCCCGAGTGGGAACATTGAAGAGAAAGCAGCAGGTGCGTCAGTTCCTGGAGACGATGCCCAAAGAAGATGTTGATGACGTTTTCAGCTCTGCATACATGCAGACAAAACGCTTTGAG ATGCCCTCCATTTGTCCGAGTGAAGATAATGATTTCACATTGGCAGACCTGGAGCCCACGACCCCCATTTCAGCAGGTTTCCCTGAAGTTAAGACTCCTCAGTGTCTTCATATCACTCCCGGCATGATGGGCTCACCCAACAG GAGTACTGACGACAAGTATGTCTTTCAACTCCAGAAGAGGATGAAAAAACGTCAGTTTAATGTCTGCAAACAGGCTCCACCTGCAAAG ACCCTCACACCCACGCCATCAGTAAAAAAGGCGATGAGAAGATGTGGTACCACTG AAAACGACACCTTTGTTGTCTGGGAGATGTTCCCAGGAAATGATGGAGGGCTCTGTGAAagcggagaggaagaggatttTTACTTCTCAGACAATGACTGA
- the mis18bp1 gene encoding mis18-binding protein 1 isoform X3, which produces MASYRHLSQDTKPRFESPAKVFAKLKSRVQREARCANEEGFTGKDFLCNVRDKHGGEFKSPRRRAESTWITDELKENQRFGSYRNEVHAMTISPISSPQKTFSCSLSNIGHKPADEISPVTERGHGYTPRQRAFLESTAVSQPDFLVGQQIHTEPPQIRDLGGFNVTSRTPVKMQPVDNSGLYEGCAPLMSPVHRFTPMSLRKRKWEPLGCNNIDNSIREISSEIISHPKGRKPSRVSSEDDTHQNTCMEDLGHVSQFSVDQPEMNQVTCEHVFKPPRSIAKKRCHDFSEKGPPMSPAKMFAYMKERERQKGQQEVFNISSSTRDLIGGGFHQSRDPPPSTDDNVGQMGDVSFRGAPESVASADPSRAGSAGYQSDTDPSEDALNPALPSQPCLFEDPLVLNTPRVSIPRNNEAAFKRNKWPQRTKFPSESVVYLGKWFLRRNHKGLFVDGIRREENIPWNSNIIVDRVSNYVLKTVSGKVYILVGKMNLDVDVGFPKWFLKKFVNGFPQNWKALYEKFLSESQHRETGRDIAAKSKPGASNTGLSVKRQRRNPLKTPASSPPAPSSTTQVSRSGRVIKPPLEYWKGGRVILDAQMNVTIHECYDTSICIPEVTKEVARASQKPAHVFLPCSEGRKQCQSAIINEAPVPLRKVKAPARKRDRAMVKPTNSPGSPVETVGGPEEQSGRRTSSRQRHQAATRMSHVDTVPQKQSKPEKTLTRRSKKRTPDNTSPVARVLRRKPEVPSSSESPAATDKTSPDQSSTDDSSTSRKKRGRQAHRKTGEKSQPNPSSESEGSGKELRKRTRVTKNRNAAQTQTQTKHEQSERKKATQPEKPLAKSTQSGKKQKAEKGNLSIPHERDEEEWTKAELMRLTEAVTFYPKHMAGYWAKVARIVGTRSAEECHNQHTSQGTSQTPAKKPKKRKEEAPKHPVTDNPVISARVGTLKRKQQVRQFLETMPKEDVDDVFSSAYMQTKRFEMPSICPSEDNDFTLADLEPTTPISAGFPEVKTPQCLHITPGMMGSPNRSTDDKYVFQLQKRMKKRQFNVCKQAPPAKTLTPTPSVKKAMRRCGTTENDTFVVWEMFPGNDGGLCESGEEEDFYFSDND; this is translated from the exons ATGGCGTCCTATCGCCATTTATCACAAGACACGAAACCACGGTTTGAATCTCCTGCCAAGGTGTTTGCGAAGCTAAAATCCAGAGTGCAGCGAGAGGCGAGGTGCGCGAACGAGGAGGGTTTTACAGGCAAGGACTTTCTGTGTAATGTTAGAGACAAACATGGAGGGGAGTTTAAGTCGccgaggaggagagcagagagcacCTGGATCACCGATGAGCTCAAGGAGAATCAGAGGTTTGGATCCTATCGCAATGAAGTGCACGCTATGACCATCTCGCCCATATCGAGTCCTCAGAAAACCTTCAGCTGCTCGCTCTCAAACATTGGCCACAAGCCTGCAGATGAAATCTCTCCTGTGACTGAGAGAGGACATGGATACACACCAAGACAGAGAGCCTTCCTGGAGTCAACAGCTGTGTCTCAGCCCGACTTTTTGGTCGGGCAGCAGATCCACACAGAACCACCTCAGATCAGAGACTTGGGTGGTTTCAATGTGACCAGCAGGACTCCAGTAAAGATGCAGCCAGTCGACAATTCCGGTCTCTATGAGGGGTGTGCTCCCCTAATGTCCCCGGTCCATAGGTTTACCCCCATGAgtttgaggaaaagaaaatgggaGCCACTGGGCTGTAACAACATCGACAACAGTATCAGGGAGATCAGCAGTGAAATCATAAGTCACCCAAAAGGACGGAAACCCTCCAGAGTTTCCAGTGAGGATGACACCCATCAAAACACCTGTATGGAGGATCTGGGTCATGTCAGCCAGTTCTCTGTTGACCAACCAGAGATGAATCAGGTCACTTGTGAACACGTGTTCAAACCACCAAGATCCATCGCAAAGAAAC GTTGTCATGATTTTAGTGAGAAAGGTCCTCCGATGTCTCCAGCCAAGATGTTTGCTTACATGAAAGAGCGGGAACGTCAAAAAGGGCAGCAGGAAGTTTttaacatcagcagcagcacgcGGGATCTCATTGGGG GAGGTTTCCATCAGTCCAGAGACCCACCTCCATCCACAGATGACAATGTGGGCCAGATGGGGGACGTAAGCTTTAGAGGCGCACCAGAAAGTGTCGCCTCTGCTGACCCGTCCAGAGCCGGGTCAGCTGGCTACCAATCAGACACAGATCCCTCTGAGGATGCCCTGAACCCCGCATTGCCATCACAACCTTGCCTGTTCGAAGACCCGCTAGTACTCAATACGCCGAGGGTCTCCATCCCAAGGAATAACGAGGCCGCGTTCAAGCGCAACAAATGGCCCCAGCGCACAAAATTCCCAAGT GAGAGTGTGGTTTATCTCGGCAAGTGGTTCCTGAGGAGGAATCATAAAGGCCTGTTTGTTGATGGAATCCGCAG GGAGGAAAACATACCATGGAACAGTAACATCATTGTGGACAGGGTTTCTAATTACGTGCTGAAGACAGTCTCCGGCAAGGTTTACATCTTGGTTGGCAAGATGAACTTGGATGTTGACGTCG GGTTTCCCAAGTGGTTTTTGAAGAAGTTTGTTAATGGTTTTCCTCAGAACTGGAAGGCACTTTATGAGAAGTTTCTGTCAGAGTCACAACA CAGAGAAACAGGCAGAGACATTGCAGCCAAGTCAAAGCCTGGCGCCTCCAATACTGGCCTTTCTGTGAAGCGGCAGAGACGGAATCCTCTGAAGACAC ctgcttcttctcctcctgcccCCTCGTCTACTACTCAAGTATCTCGAAGTGGTCGAGTCATCAAGCCACCTCTGGAGTATTGGAAAGGAGGGAGAGTGATTCTGGACGCACAGATGAATGTTACCATCCATGAATGTTATGATACATCCATCTGCATCCCT GAGGTCACAAAAGAAGTCGCGAGGGCCTCACAGAAACCTGCCCATGTGTTCCTGCCTTGCAGTGAAG GCCGTAAGCAATGTCAATCAGCCATCATCAACGAGGCACCTGTACCTCTGAGAAAGGTCAAGGCTCCAGCCCGCAAACGTGACAGAGCGATGGTTAAGCCCACTAATTCACCCGGATCTCCTGTGGAGACAGTTGGTGGCCCAGAGGAGCAGTCTGGCAGAAGGACGAGTTCCAGGCAAAGGCATCAAGCTGCGACGAGAATGTCGCATGTAGACACTGTCcctcaaaaacaaagcaaaccaGAAAAGACTTTGACACGAAGGTCCAAAAAACGGACACCTGACAACACAAGCCCTGTAGCGAGAGTGTTGAGGAGGAAACCTGAAGTTCCATCATCTTCAGAATCTCCTGCTGCTACTGATAAAACATCACCAGATCAGTCATCAACTGATGATTCTTCCACCAGCAGAAAAAAGCGGGGGAGACAAGCACACAGAAAGACAGGTGAAAAGTCACAGCCAAATCCGTCAAGTGAGTCAGAGGGGAGCGGGAAGGAACTGAGGAAAAGAACCAGAGTGACGAAAAATAGAaatgctgcacaaacacaaacacaaacaaaacatgaacagaGCGAACGCAAAAAGGCAACACAACCTGAAAAGCCTTTGGCTAAGTCAACACAATctggaaagaaacagaaagcagaaaaaggaaacttGTCGATTCCTCATGAGCGAGACGAAGAAGAGTGGACCAAGGCGGAGCTCATGCGGCTAACAGA ggCTGTGACCTTCTATCCTAAGCACATGGCAGGTTACTGGGCAAAGGTGGCGAGGATTGTCGGGACACGTTCTGCAGAGGAGTGCCACAACCAGCACACATCCCAGGGAACCTCCCAGACTCCAGCCAAGAAAcccaaaaagagaaaagaggaagcaCCAAAACACCCAG TTACAGATAATCCCGTGATATCTGCCCGAGTGGGAACATTGAAGAGAAAGCAGCAGGTGCGTCAGTTCCTGGAGACGATGCCCAAAGAAGATGTTGATGACGTTTTCAGCTCTGCATACATGCAGACAAAACGCTTTGAG ATGCCCTCCATTTGTCCGAGTGAAGATAATGATTTCACATTGGCAGACCTGGAGCCCACGACCCCCATTTCAGCAGGTTTCCCTGAAGTTAAGACTCCTCAGTGTCTTCATATCACTCCCGGCATGATGGGCTCACCCAACAG GAGTACTGACGACAAGTATGTCTTTCAACTCCAGAAGAGGATGAAAAAACGTCAGTTTAATGTCTGCAAACAGGCTCCACCTGCAAAG ACCCTCACACCCACGCCATCAGTAAAAAAGGCGATGAGAAGATGTGGTACCACTG AAAACGACACCTTTGTTGTCTGGGAGATGTTCCCAGGAAATGATGGAGGGCTCTGTGAAagcggagaggaagaggatttTTACTTCTCAGACAATGACTGA
- the mis18bp1 gene encoding mis18-binding protein 1 isoform X1, whose translation MASYRHLSQDTKPRFESPAKVFAKLKSRVQREARCANEEGFTGKDFLCNVRDKHGGEFKSPRRRAESTWITDELKENQRFGSYRNEVHAMTISPISSPQKTFSCSLSNIGHKPADEISPVTERGHGYTPRQRAFLESTAVSQPDFLVGQQIHTEPPQIRDLGGFNVTSRTPVKMQPVDNSGLYEGCAPLMSPVHRFTPMSLRKRKWEPLGCNNIDNSIREISSEIISHPKGRKPSRVSSEDDTHQNTCMEDLGHVSQFSVDQPEMNQVTCEHVFKPPRSIAKKRCHDFSEKGPPMSPAKMFAYMKERERQKGQQEVFNISSSTRDLIGGTFVVNGGFHQSRDPPPSTDDNVGQMGDVSFRGAPESVASADPSRAGSAGYQSDTDPSEDALNPALPSQPCLFEDPLVLNTPRVSIPRNNEAAFKRNKWPQRTKFPSESVVYLGKWFLRRNHKGLFVDGIRREENIPWNSNIIVDRVSNYVLKTVSGKVYILVGKMNLDVDVGFPKWFLKKFVNGFPQNWKALYEKFLSESQHRETGRDIAAKSKPGASNTGLSVKRQRRNPLKTPASSPPAPSSTTQVSRSGRVIKPPLEYWKGGRVILDAQMNVTIHECYDTSICIPEVTKEVARASQKPAHVFLPCSEGRKQCQSAIINEAPVPLRKVKAPARKRDRAMVKPTNSPGSPVETVGGPEEQSGRRTSSRQRHQAATRMSHVDTVPQKQSKPEKTLTRRSKKRTPDNTSPVARVLRRKPEVPSSSESPAATDKTSPDQSSTDDSSTSRKKRGRQAHRKTGEKSQPNPSSESEGSGKELRKRTRVTKNRNAAQTQTQTKHEQSERKKATQPEKPLAKSTQSGKKQKAEKGNLSIPHERDEEEWTKAELMRLTEAVTFYPKHMAGYWAKVARIVGTRSAEECHNQHTSQGTSQTPAKKPKKRKEEAPKHPVTDNPVISARVGTLKRKQQVRQFLETMPKEDVDDVFSSAYMQTKRFEMPSICPSEDNDFTLADLEPTTPISAGFPEVKTPQCLHITPGMMGSPNRSTDDKYVFQLQKRMKKRQFNVCKQAPPAKTLTPTPSVKKAMRRCGTTENDTFVVWEMFPGNDGGLCESGEEEDFYFSDND comes from the exons ATGGCGTCCTATCGCCATTTATCACAAGACACGAAACCACGGTTTGAATCTCCTGCCAAGGTGTTTGCGAAGCTAAAATCCAGAGTGCAGCGAGAGGCGAGGTGCGCGAACGAGGAGGGTTTTACAGGCAAGGACTTTCTGTGTAATGTTAGAGACAAACATGGAGGGGAGTTTAAGTCGccgaggaggagagcagagagcacCTGGATCACCGATGAGCTCAAGGAGAATCAGAGGTTTGGATCCTATCGCAATGAAGTGCACGCTATGACCATCTCGCCCATATCGAGTCCTCAGAAAACCTTCAGCTGCTCGCTCTCAAACATTGGCCACAAGCCTGCAGATGAAATCTCTCCTGTGACTGAGAGAGGACATGGATACACACCAAGACAGAGAGCCTTCCTGGAGTCAACAGCTGTGTCTCAGCCCGACTTTTTGGTCGGGCAGCAGATCCACACAGAACCACCTCAGATCAGAGACTTGGGTGGTTTCAATGTGACCAGCAGGACTCCAGTAAAGATGCAGCCAGTCGACAATTCCGGTCTCTATGAGGGGTGTGCTCCCCTAATGTCCCCGGTCCATAGGTTTACCCCCATGAgtttgaggaaaagaaaatgggaGCCACTGGGCTGTAACAACATCGACAACAGTATCAGGGAGATCAGCAGTGAAATCATAAGTCACCCAAAAGGACGGAAACCCTCCAGAGTTTCCAGTGAGGATGACACCCATCAAAACACCTGTATGGAGGATCTGGGTCATGTCAGCCAGTTCTCTGTTGACCAACCAGAGATGAATCAGGTCACTTGTGAACACGTGTTCAAACCACCAAGATCCATCGCAAAGAAAC GTTGTCATGATTTTAGTGAGAAAGGTCCTCCGATGTCTCCAGCCAAGATGTTTGCTTACATGAAAGAGCGGGAACGTCAAAAAGGGCAGCAGGAAGTTTttaacatcagcagcagcacgcGGGATCTCATTGGGGGTACGTTCGTCGTAAATG GAGGTTTCCATCAGTCCAGAGACCCACCTCCATCCACAGATGACAATGTGGGCCAGATGGGGGACGTAAGCTTTAGAGGCGCACCAGAAAGTGTCGCCTCTGCTGACCCGTCCAGAGCCGGGTCAGCTGGCTACCAATCAGACACAGATCCCTCTGAGGATGCCCTGAACCCCGCATTGCCATCACAACCTTGCCTGTTCGAAGACCCGCTAGTACTCAATACGCCGAGGGTCTCCATCCCAAGGAATAACGAGGCCGCGTTCAAGCGCAACAAATGGCCCCAGCGCACAAAATTCCCAAGT GAGAGTGTGGTTTATCTCGGCAAGTGGTTCCTGAGGAGGAATCATAAAGGCCTGTTTGTTGATGGAATCCGCAG GGAGGAAAACATACCATGGAACAGTAACATCATTGTGGACAGGGTTTCTAATTACGTGCTGAAGACAGTCTCCGGCAAGGTTTACATCTTGGTTGGCAAGATGAACTTGGATGTTGACGTCG GGTTTCCCAAGTGGTTTTTGAAGAAGTTTGTTAATGGTTTTCCTCAGAACTGGAAGGCACTTTATGAGAAGTTTCTGTCAGAGTCACAACA CAGAGAAACAGGCAGAGACATTGCAGCCAAGTCAAAGCCTGGCGCCTCCAATACTGGCCTTTCTGTGAAGCGGCAGAGACGGAATCCTCTGAAGACAC ctgcttcttctcctcctgcccCCTCGTCTACTACTCAAGTATCTCGAAGTGGTCGAGTCATCAAGCCACCTCTGGAGTATTGGAAAGGAGGGAGAGTGATTCTGGACGCACAGATGAATGTTACCATCCATGAATGTTATGATACATCCATCTGCATCCCT GAGGTCACAAAAGAAGTCGCGAGGGCCTCACAGAAACCTGCCCATGTGTTCCTGCCTTGCAGTGAAG GCCGTAAGCAATGTCAATCAGCCATCATCAACGAGGCACCTGTACCTCTGAGAAAGGTCAAGGCTCCAGCCCGCAAACGTGACAGAGCGATGGTTAAGCCCACTAATTCACCCGGATCTCCTGTGGAGACAGTTGGTGGCCCAGAGGAGCAGTCTGGCAGAAGGACGAGTTCCAGGCAAAGGCATCAAGCTGCGACGAGAATGTCGCATGTAGACACTGTCcctcaaaaacaaagcaaaccaGAAAAGACTTTGACACGAAGGTCCAAAAAACGGACACCTGACAACACAAGCCCTGTAGCGAGAGTGTTGAGGAGGAAACCTGAAGTTCCATCATCTTCAGAATCTCCTGCTGCTACTGATAAAACATCACCAGATCAGTCATCAACTGATGATTCTTCCACCAGCAGAAAAAAGCGGGGGAGACAAGCACACAGAAAGACAGGTGAAAAGTCACAGCCAAATCCGTCAAGTGAGTCAGAGGGGAGCGGGAAGGAACTGAGGAAAAGAACCAGAGTGACGAAAAATAGAaatgctgcacaaacacaaacacaaacaaaacatgaacagaGCGAACGCAAAAAGGCAACACAACCTGAAAAGCCTTTGGCTAAGTCAACACAATctggaaagaaacagaaagcagaaaaaggaaacttGTCGATTCCTCATGAGCGAGACGAAGAAGAGTGGACCAAGGCGGAGCTCATGCGGCTAACAGA ggCTGTGACCTTCTATCCTAAGCACATGGCAGGTTACTGGGCAAAGGTGGCGAGGATTGTCGGGACACGTTCTGCAGAGGAGTGCCACAACCAGCACACATCCCAGGGAACCTCCCAGACTCCAGCCAAGAAAcccaaaaagagaaaagaggaagcaCCAAAACACCCAG TTACAGATAATCCCGTGATATCTGCCCGAGTGGGAACATTGAAGAGAAAGCAGCAGGTGCGTCAGTTCCTGGAGACGATGCCCAAAGAAGATGTTGATGACGTTTTCAGCTCTGCATACATGCAGACAAAACGCTTTGAG ATGCCCTCCATTTGTCCGAGTGAAGATAATGATTTCACATTGGCAGACCTGGAGCCCACGACCCCCATTTCAGCAGGTTTCCCTGAAGTTAAGACTCCTCAGTGTCTTCATATCACTCCCGGCATGATGGGCTCACCCAACAG GAGTACTGACGACAAGTATGTCTTTCAACTCCAGAAGAGGATGAAAAAACGTCAGTTTAATGTCTGCAAACAGGCTCCACCTGCAAAG ACCCTCACACCCACGCCATCAGTAAAAAAGGCGATGAGAAGATGTGGTACCACTG AAAACGACACCTTTGTTGTCTGGGAGATGTTCCCAGGAAATGATGGAGGGCTCTGTGAAagcggagaggaagaggatttTTACTTCTCAGACAATGACTGA